A genomic window from Brassica oleracea var. oleracea cultivar TO1000 chromosome C8, BOL, whole genome shotgun sequence includes:
- the LOC106310612 gene encoding uncharacterized protein LOC106310612: MMQYLIPEPKTKEIVLEKVLSCDGPTTLQEVKNLSSKRKAVEESVNRTSNVTDAIAREMNRGITSCEQDLLKLGEYLPLLFNLVHHADKIKQVSGLKIRWSSGLISQTLIQRKCPKFFQVDNIMFELGMVIYFYALKLRERAMELVSTDVKKSITLYREASGVFHHLSHDLLPSLLPSLPQGKLPELTPWLCTSLSLLCLAEGQAVTTKNAEESGRSASLLSKLHYGTTQMLSEASAHLSSRANGECKDLSSRFLEYVSAMRALHELKSQKHLAEVLESEERVGEAVGVLRRALAAARRSMPSKEDKWITIFKNERDEVSKKMAKYEKLNDFILQRIPVETELPFPKGETIVKLFPYIPTRWEQELRFK; the protein is encoded by the exons ATGATGCAATACCTAATTCCAGAACCTAAAACAAAAGAG ATTGTGTTGGAGAAAGTGTTATCATGTGATGGTCCAACAACTCTACAAGAAGTCAAAAACTTAAGCTCCAAGCGTAAAGCAGTTGAGGAATCTGTTAACAGAACCAGCAACGTCACTGATGCTATTGCAAGAGAGATGAACAGAGGAATTACTTCATGTGAGCAG GATCTCCTTAAACTTGGAGAATACCTTCCTTTACTCTTCAACTTAGTACATCACGCTGATAAGATTAAACAAGTTTCTGGTCTTAAGATAAGATGGAGTAGTGGTTTGATCTCTCAGACCTTGATTCAGCGTAAGTGTCCGAAGTTCTTTCAAGTCGATAACATAATGTTCGAGCTTGGAATGGTTATTTACTTCTACGCACTTAAGCTCCGTGAGAGAGCCATGGAGTTAGTATCCACAG ATGTCAAGAAATCAATAACACTTTACCGAGAAGCATCTGGAGTTTTCCATCATCTTTCTCATGATCTTCTTCCTTCATTGCTACCTTCTTTGCCTCAAGGGAAGCTTCCAGAACTAACTCCTTGGCTTTGCACTTCTTTAAGTCTCCTCTGTTTAGCTGAAGGTCAG GCTGTAACTACAAAGAACGCTGAAGAAAGTGGTAGAAGCGCAAGCCTATTGTCGAAATTGCACTACGGTACTACACAAATGCTCTCTGAAGCCTCTGCTCATTTGTCATCTAGAGCTAATGGAGAATGTAAAGACCTATCGTCTCGCTTCCTA GAATATGTATCAGCAATGAGAGCTTTACACGAGCTAAAGAGCCAAAAACACTTAGCGGAAGTGCTTGAATCCGAAGAGAGAGTAGGTGAAGCAGTTGGTGTTCTCCGGCGTGCATTAGCAGCGGCTAGGAGGAGTATGCCGTCAAAAGAAGACAAGTGGATAACAATATTCAAGAACGAGAGAGACGAAGTAAGCAAAAAAATGGCGAAGTATGAGAAGCTAAACGATTTCATTTTACAGAGGATTCCAGTAGAAACAGAGTTGCCTTTTCCTAAAGGTGAAACGATTGTTAAACTCTTTCCTTACATTCCCACAAGATGGGAACAAGAGCTTCGGTTCAAGTAG
- the LOC106310613 gene encoding uncharacterized protein LOC106310613, producing the protein MIKKLSNMDYKQKQERCGQYIEALEEEQRKIHVFQRELPLCLDLVTQAIEACKRELSGTATENMYGQSECSEQTTGECRPVLEQFLTIKDSSTSNEEEEELDDEHGNHDPDNDSEDKNMKSDWLKSVQLWNQPDPLLPKEEGTQEKMVDRVVKKDESMKKEAMANGGERRKREAEKDGGRKQRRCWSSQLHRRFLNALQHLGGPHVATPKQIKELMKVDGLTNDEVKSHLQKYRLHTRRPSQTVPNNGNSQTQHLVVVEGIWVPKSDHSTGRTTGGATTSGTTTRSTTGIYGAMAAPPLPQWPSHSNFRPSIIVEEKGSGSPSEEVVVRCSSPAMSSSTRNHYVKNI; encoded by the exons ATGATTAAGAAGCTAAGCAACATGGATTACAAGCAGAAACAGGAGAGATGTGGGCAATACATCGAAGCTCTTGAAGAAGAACAACGCAAGATTCATGTCTTCCAACGTGAACTTCCTCTTTGCTTAGACCTCGTAACCCAAG CAATTGAGGCATGCAAGAGAGAGTTGTCGGGTACGGCCACAGAGAATATGTACGGACAATCAGAGTGCTCCGAGCAAACAACCGGAGAATGCAGACCTGTCTTGGAGCAATTTCTAACCATTAAAGACTCATCAACCTCCAATGAAGAAGAAGAAGAATTAGACGATGAGCACGGAAATCATGATCCTGACAATGATTCTGAGGACAAGAACATGAAATCTGATTGGCTTAAATCTGTTCAGCTCTGGAACCAACCTGACCCTCTTCTCCCAAAAGAG GAAGGAACGCAAGAGAAGATGGTGGACAGGGTGGTGAAGAAAGATGAAAGTATGAAGAAAGAAGCGATGGCTAACGGTGGAGAAAGAAGGAAGAGAGAGGCGGAGAAAGATGGAGGAAGAAAGCAGCGAAGGTGTTGGTCGTCGCAGTTGCATAGACGCTTCTTAAACGCTCTTCAACACTTAGGTGGACCTCATG TTGCTACGCCGAAGCAAATCAAGGAGTTAATGAAGGTTGATGGATTAACTAATGATGAAGTCAAAAGCCATTTACAG AAATATAGACTGCATACAAGAAGACCAAGCCAAACAGTCCCTAACAACGGAAACTCTCAAACGCAACATCTCGTAGTCGTCGAGGGCATATGGGTTCCAAAATCTGACCACTCTACAGGCAGGACCACCGGAGGAGCCACCACTAGTGGCACCACCACCCGGTCCACCACCGGGATATATGGAGCAATGGCCGCACCACCACTGCCACAGTGGCCGAGCCATTCCAATTTTAGACCGTCCATTATCGTGGAAGAAAAAGGATCGGGAAGCCCAAGCGAAGAGGTGGTGGTCCGATGTAGCTCGCCAGCGATGTCTTCTTCTACCCGCAACCATTACGTCAAGAATATTTAG